Proteins encoded in a region of the Gouania willdenowi unplaced genomic scaffold, fGouWil2.1 scaffold_83_arrow_ctg1, whole genome shotgun sequence genome:
- the LOC114460893 gene encoding uncharacterized protein LOC114460893: protein MAESMFNEHFTQAKLGKTPVLFKLRAANGLEIPYIGYAVLDLVVEGILIPERGVVIVKDEDCSHPLIVGMNVVMACWDAFFMSPGRSAFPPQKFGKSWRDALATCRHIEITAAEDGFLGHVRLSGRQPFIVPPNTELLVWGKTRMGPDGADYCALVEALPTSGEVGVARTIEVVRNGRIPIRVCNPHPYSRTIGRYQKLGRLYQIDSSDVHGPDDVRLSQEEDGLIEVALVHTTSDPEQHGLPEEVRNLYNRSDLSEQQQEELGVLLQKWEKVFAKHDEDFGRTNAIQHSIHTGDATPIRESI from the exons ATGGCGGAGAGTATGTTCAATGAACATTTTACCCAGGCTAAACTTGGGAAGACACCTGTACTGTTTAAATTGAGAGCAGCTAATGGTCTAGAGATCCCGTACATTGGCTATGCCGTTCTCGACTTAGTAGTCGAAGGGATACTGATTCCTGAACGTGGAGTAGTGATTGTAAAAGATGAAGACTGTTCACACCCCCTTATTGTTGGAATGAATGTTGTAATGGCCTGCTGGGATGCTTTCTTTATGTCGCCCGGAAGGTCTGCCTTTCCTCCACAGAAATTTGGAAAATCCTGGAGAGATGCCTTAGCCACTTGTCGCCACATTGAAATCACTGCTGCTGAAGATGGGTTCCTCGGGCATGTGCGGCTGTCTGGTAGGCAGCCCTTCATTGTCCCCCCTAACACTGAGCTGCTTGTGTGGGGTAAAACCCGAATGGGCCCTGACGGTGCTGACTACTGTGCCTTGGTCGAGGCACTGCCAACTTCTGGTGAAGTGGGCGTGGCCAGAACCATCGAAGTGGTAAGAAATGGCAGAATCCCAATACGTGTCTGTAACCCACATCCTTACAGCCGGACAATAGGCCGCTACCAGAAGCTTGGGCGTCTTTATCAGATCGATTCTTCCGATGTGCACGGTCCTGATGATGTTAGGCTGTCTCAGGAGGAGGATGGATTGATCGAAGTCGCTCTGGTGCACACTACATCTGACCCCGAACAACATGGCCTCCCAGAAGAGGTGAGGAATCTGTATAATCGATCTGACTTGTCTGAGCAACAGCAGGAAGAGCTTGGTGTTCTTCTACAAAAATGGGAGAAGGTCTTCGCAAAGCATGATGAGGACTTTGGCCGGACCAATGCAATACAACATAGCATCCATACTGGTGATGCCACACCCATCAGAGAAAG CATCTAG